From the genome of Eucalyptus grandis isolate ANBG69807.140 chromosome 2, ASM1654582v1, whole genome shotgun sequence, one region includes:
- the LOC104427823 gene encoding hyoscyamine 6-dioxygenase translates to MDKLISSRCNLQHWPDSYVLPPESRPGEEEFALCEVIPVIDLGQDRAENVQQVLKAGQEFGFFQLTNHGVSKKLMIDVLEVAEEFFELPIEDKASVYSEDPKRSCRLYTSIDYDKEKVHFWRDSLRHPCHPVDEHIRCWPEKPARYRELLGKYSVEVRKLSMLLLELIGEGLGQESGFFERGELNRVQLMALNCYPPCPNPSLTLGLPRHGDVNLITVLLQGPVHGLQVLNDGQWLALQPLPDAFVINIGLALQIISNGKLRSAEHRVTTNRTSARTTVTTFIHPSGDCLVEPAKVIINNHNPPLYRSFLYKDFLSTYIVDTYEGKPPLKRYTL, encoded by the exons ATGGACAAGCTAATTTCGAGCAGATGCAACTTGCAACACTGGCCGGATTCTTATGTTCTGCCTCCAGAAAGCAGACCTGGGGAGGAAGAATTTGCGCTCTGCGAAGTCATTCCAGTAATCGACCTAGGACAAGACCGAGCAGAAAATGTCCAGCAAGTTCTGAAGGCGGGCCAAGAGTTTGGCTTCTTTCAG TTGACAAATCATGGGGTTTCAAAGAAGctaatgattgatgtgttggaGGTGGCGGAGGAGTTCTTCGAGCTGCCAATTGAGGACAAGGCGAGCGTCTACTCTGAAGACCCAAAGAGGAGCTGCAGGTTGTACACGAGCATTGACTATGACAAAGAGAAGGTGCACTTCTGGAGAGACAGTCTGCGACACCCTTGTCATCCTGTGGATGAACACATTCGATGCTGGCCCGAGAAGCCTGCTCGTTATAG AGAGCTCTTGGGAAAGTACTCAGTCGAAGTGAGAAAGTTGAGCATGTTGCTACTGGAATTGATTGGGGAAGGTTTGGGACAAGAGTCGGGATTCTTCGAGCGGGGTGAGTTGAATCGAGTTCAGCTAATGGCTCTCAACTGCTATCCTCCTTGTCCCAATCCAAGTTTGACCCTAGGATTGCCACGGCACGGGGATGTAAATCTCATTACCGTCCTTCTTCAAGGGCCAGTGCATGGGCTTCAAGTCCTCAATGACGGACAGTGGCTTGCCCTTCAGCCTCTTCCCGATGCCTTCGTGATCAACATAGGACTGGCTTTGCAG ATTATCAGCAATGGGAAGCTAAGAAGTGCAGAGCACCGAGTGACAACGAACAGAACATCAGCACGGACAACAGTCACCACCTTCATTCATCCTTCCGGTGATTGCCTGGTTGAGCCCGCGAAAGTGATAATCAACAACCACAACCCACCGCTCTATAGATCCTTCTTGTACAAGGACTTTCTATCTACTTACATAGTAGACACATATGAAGGAAAACCGCCCCTGAAGCGTTACACCCTTTAG
- the LOC104427811 gene encoding LOW QUALITY PROTEIN: peptidyl-prolyl cis-trans isomerase FKBP53 (The sequence of the model RefSeq protein was modified relative to this genomic sequence to represent the inferred CDS: deleted 2 bases in 1 codon), with amino-acid sequence MGFWGIEVKPGKKVNPFHEDNLQGRLHVTQATLGLGSSAEKSVLQCFREDKPPIFLCTLLPNKIESCSLDLEFDDEDSASFSVMGPKSIHLSGYLLADDEDVGDEYGLDSFGEDGLEIGSEESSEEFDSEDEYEDDYTDTSDNEMFAPSSPRVRNSGDNIPAVVIEEITEDDKPTNGNPLSKKQKKNRPSDSKEDSQSQRQIVVRNTSSIAPVESEDEDGFPLSISNGANADFLKTGAVTKPKKETTGESEKKVDDVQVDNQKREAECVEQIVNQMGKGRERNRKKKEMDKEGKVDIDADDSNIASSSKNRSKSHEVKNEDMGQAMREGNQLDDEPLSSHENQPEKKKKKKKKKSQEPAGATNGDQPMTDVKDRSASEVEPKEQQGDAKPSQIRTFPNGLVIEELAMGKPDGRRAAPGKQVSVHYIGKLKKNGKIFDSNVGRAPFKFRLGIGQVIKGWDVGVNGMRIGDKRRLTIPPAMGYGAQGAGGKIPPNSWLVFDVELVDVR; translated from the exons ATGGGTTTCTGGG GGATTGAAGTGAAACCAGGAAAGAAAGTGAACCCTTTTCACGAGGATAATCTACAGGGAAGGCTTCACGTAACGCAg GCGACATTGGGACTTGGCTCATCTGCTGAGAAGAGCGTATTGCAATGTTTCAGGGAAGATAAGCCTCCTATATTTTTATGTACCCTGTTGCCTAATAAGATTGAGTCATGTTCCTTGGATCTTGAATTTGATGATGAAGATTCAGCGTCCTTCTCTGTGATGGGCCCAAAAAGCATCCATCTTTCTGGTTACCTGCTGGCGGATGATGAGGATGTCGGAGATGAATACGGACT TGATTCTTTTGGAGAGGATGGTCTGGAGATAGGGTCCGAGGAGTCATCTGAGGAGTTTGATAGTGAGGATGAATATGAGGATGACTACACTGATACAAGTGACAATGAGATGTTTGCGCCCTCTTCTCCTCGGGTTCGCAACAGTGGAG ATAATATTCCTGCAGTGGTGATTGAGGAGATAACAGAAGATGATAAACCTACCAATGGGAATCCTTTgtccaagaaacaaaagaagaatagaCCAAGTGATTCGAAAGAAGATTCTCAGTCTCAACGTCAAATTGTTGTCAGGAATACCAGTAGTATTGCGCCTGTGgaaagtgaggatgaagatggCTTTCCATTATCTATTTCAAATGGAGCCAATGCCGATTTCCTGAAGACTGGAGCAGttacaaaaccaaaaaaggaGACAACTGGGGAATCAGAAAAGAAAGTTGATGATGTTCAGGTTGACAACCAAAAGAGAGAGGCAGAATGTGTTGAGCAAATAGTCAACCAGATGG gaaaaggaagagaaagaaacagaaaaa agaaagaaatgGATAAAGAAGGGAAAGTTGATATCGATGCTGATGACAGCAACATTGCTTCATCATCTAAAAACCGAAGCAAATCTCATGAGGTGAAGAATGAGGATATGGGTCAGGCTATGCGTGAGGGAAACCAGCTTGATGATGAACCTTTGAGTAGCCA TGAAAATCAaccagagaagaaaaagaagaaaaagaaaaagaagtcccAGGAGCCTGCAGGAGCAACAAACGGGGATCAACCCATGACAGATGTGAAAGACAGGAGCGCATCTGAGGTTGAGCCCAAAGAACAACAAGGTGATGCTAAGCCCTCGCAAATCAGGACTTTTCCGAATGGCTTAGTCATTGAGGAGCTAGCAATGGGCAAACCAGATGGCAGAAGAGCTGCTCCTGGAAAACAG GTTAGTGTGCACTACATTGGCAAACTGAAAAAGAATGGCAAGATATTTGATTCCAATGTAGGAAGAGCACCATTTAAATTCCGATTGG GTATTGGACAAGTGATAAAGGGATGGGATGTAGGGGTTAATG GAATGCGCATTGGAGATAAAAGAAGGCTCACTATTCCACCTGCAATGGG TTATGGTGCTCAAGGCGCTGGTGGGAAGATACCGCCGAACTCATGGCTTGTGTTTGATGTTGAGCTGGTTGACGTTCGCTGA